One window of the Zea mays cultivar B73 chromosome 3, Zm-B73-REFERENCE-NAM-5.0, whole genome shotgun sequence genome contains the following:
- the LOC103650282 gene encoding DEAD-box ATP-dependent RNA helicase 7 isoform X2 — MRFLKVDRKTVDLVGNEKLKASASVKHLALPCNKAATAQVIPDIIRCYSHGGRTIIFTETKDSASELSGNTGVAVMLYEPRYKHSVSRLERESGVKFEHISAPQPTDVAQSAGSEAADAIASVSDSVIPIFRQQAEQLLSSSSLSAADLLAKALAKAVGYTDIKKRSLLSSLEDYSTLHLQTGRPMWSPGFAITFR, encoded by the exons ATGAGGTTTCTGAAAGTTGACAGGAAAACAGTTGATCTTGTCGGTAATGAGAAACTGAAGGCCAGTGCATCTGTTAAGCACCTTGCTCTTCCTTGTAACAAGGCAGCAACGGCACAAGTTATTCCAGACATTATCCGATGTTATAGCCA TGGAGGTCGAACCATCATCTTCACTGAGACGAAGGATTCTGCATCAGAGCTTTCTG GTAATACTGGTGTTGCTGTCATGCTTTATGAGCCCAGATATAAGCACAGTGTCAGCAGACTAGAAAGGGAGTCTGGGGTTAAATTTGAGCATATCTCTGCGCCACAACCCACTGATGTAGCACAATCTGCTGGCAGTGAAGCTGCAGATGCCATTGCGAGTGTGTCAGACAG TGTTATTCCTATCTTCAGGCAGCAAGCAGAGCAGTTGCTAAGCTCTTCCAGTCTGTCTGCAGCTGACTTGCTTGCCAAAGCACTTGCGAAGGCAGTT GGTTACACGGACATAAAGAAAAGATCATTGTTATCTTCCTTGGAGGATTACAGTACactacatcttcaaactggcagaCCGATGTGGTCACCTGG GTTTGCTATAACATTCCGGTGA
- the LOC103650282 gene encoding DEAD-box ATP-dependent RNA helicase 7 isoform X1 translates to MRFLKVDRKTVDLVGNEKLKASASVKHLALPCNKAATAQVIPDIIRCYSHGGRTIIFTETKDSASELSGNTGVAVMLYEPRYKHSVSRLERESGVKFEHISAPQPTDVAQSAGSEAADAIASVSDSVIPIFRQQAEQLLSSSSLSAADLLAKALAKAVGYTDIKKRSLLSSLEDYSTLHLQTGRPMWSPGLTSATWSW, encoded by the exons ATGAGGTTTCTGAAAGTTGACAGGAAAACAGTTGATCTTGTCGGTAATGAGAAACTGAAGGCCAGTGCATCTGTTAAGCACCTTGCTCTTCCTTGTAACAAGGCAGCAACGGCACAAGTTATTCCAGACATTATCCGATGTTATAGCCA TGGAGGTCGAACCATCATCTTCACTGAGACGAAGGATTCTGCATCAGAGCTTTCTG GTAATACTGGTGTTGCTGTCATGCTTTATGAGCCCAGATATAAGCACAGTGTCAGCAGACTAGAAAGGGAGTCTGGGGTTAAATTTGAGCATATCTCTGCGCCACAACCCACTGATGTAGCACAATCTGCTGGCAGTGAAGCTGCAGATGCCATTGCGAGTGTGTCAGACAG TGTTATTCCTATCTTCAGGCAGCAAGCAGAGCAGTTGCTAAGCTCTTCCAGTCTGTCTGCAGCTGACTTGCTTGCCAAAGCACTTGCGAAGGCAGTT GGTTACACGGACATAAAGAAAAGATCATTGTTATCTTCCTTGGAGGATTACAGTACactacatcttcaaactggcagaCCGATGTGGTCACCTGG TTTGACGTCGGCAACGTGGTCATGGTGA